Proteins from a genomic interval of Gammaproteobacteria bacterium:
- the proB gene encoding Glutamate 5-kinase: MIDSRIAVCTARRYVVKIGSALLTNDGRGLDHSAIQGWVEQIVGLRNLGIEVLLVSSGAVAEGMKRLGWRKRPSAVHELQAAAAVGQMGLVQAYESCFQQYHIHTAQVLLTHEDLTDRERYLNARSTLCTLLILGVIPVINENDTVATEEIKLGDNDTLGALVAGLVDADLLVILTDQEGMYEADPRQFPEAPLVRLAQADDPRLLAMAGAKGGALGRGGMYTKVKAAARAARAGVATIIAWGRREQVLAHLAAGEEIGTLLLPTTEVETARKQWLASHLRVRGRLHLDRGAVQALQESGKSLLAVGVSSVEGDFARGAMVSCLDPEGLEIARGLVNYNATEARRIAGLPSQRIAELIGYVDEPELIHRDNLVLIP, encoded by the coding sequence ATGATTGACAGTCGTATAGCGGTGTGTACCGCACGGCGTTATGTGGTCAAGATTGGCAGCGCCCTACTTACTAATGATGGACGTGGCCTGGACCATTCTGCTATTCAAGGCTGGGTGGAGCAGATTGTGGGATTACGCAATCTCGGGATCGAGGTGCTTTTGGTATCTTCCGGGGCGGTTGCCGAGGGAATGAAACGACTTGGTTGGAGAAAACGGCCGAGTGCGGTCCATGAGCTTCAAGCGGCAGCGGCAGTAGGACAGATGGGTTTGGTCCAGGCCTATGAATCCTGCTTTCAGCAATATCACATCCACACCGCCCAAGTCTTACTTACCCACGAAGACCTGACCGATCGCGAGCGGTATCTCAATGCCCGCAGTACCCTGTGTACTCTGCTGATCCTTGGCGTCATCCCGGTCATCAACGAGAATGACACCGTTGCCACCGAGGAGATCAAACTCGGCGACAACGATACCCTGGGTGCGCTGGTAGCGGGGCTGGTGGATGCGGATCTACTGGTCATCCTCACCGACCAGGAGGGCATGTACGAGGCCGACCCTCGCCAATTCCCCGAAGCCCCTCTAGTACGTCTGGCCCAAGCGGACGACCCACGACTGTTGGCGATGGCAGGTGCTAAGGGGGGAGCGTTAGGGCGGGGGGGAATGTATACCAAGGTCAAAGCCGCTGCTCGGGCAGCACGGGCCGGGGTAGCCACGATCATCGCTTGGGGACGTAGGGAACAGGTGCTTGCACACCTTGCCGCAGGAGAAGAGATCGGTACCCTGCTGTTGCCCACCACCGAGGTTGAAACAGCGCGTAAGCAATGGCTGGCAAGCCACCTGCGGGTACGGGGTCGACTTCATCTGGACCGAGGTGCAGTTCAAGCGCTTCAGGAGTCTGGCAAGAGTTTGCTTGCCGTAGGCGTATCGAGCGTCGAGGGAGACTTCGCGCGCGGTGCAATGGTGTCCTGCCTCGACCCGGAAGGCCTAGAAATAGCGCGTGGTTTGGTGAATTACAACGCTACCGAGGCACGGCGTATTGCGGGATTGCCTTCCCAACGCATCGCGGAATTGATCGGTTACGTAGACGAGCCAGAGTTAATCCATCGAGACAATTTGGTATTGATACCCTAG
- a CDS encoding hypothetical protein (Evidence 5 : Unknown function) yields MRWERQEQIWNIQARMFADHHNAMVSQETTQKKKNFLGIILAALVMIFAVGVGVELWQVIQNMNRSMTSMASDMSSMKGDMSTMSVNMTTMSKDMSTMNKNMATMSSDMSQMNLSMGAMLFDTGVMRHGVYNRPYRKPPT; encoded by the coding sequence ATGCGCTGGGAACGCCAGGAGCAGATATGGAACATTCAAGCGAGGATGTTTGCGGATCACCACAATGCAATGGTCTCTCAGGAAACGACCCAGAAGAAAAAGAATTTTCTGGGCATTATTCTCGCTGCATTAGTGATGATATTTGCTGTCGGGGTGGGGGTTGAACTCTGGCAGGTTATCCAAAATATGAATCGTAGTATGACCAGCATGGCCAGTGATATGTCCAGCATGAAAGGCGACATGTCTACCATGAGTGTGAACATGACCACCATGAGCAAAGACATGTCCACCATGAACAAGAACATGGCAACCATGAGCAGCGATATGAGCCAAATGAATCTTAGTATGGGCGCGATGCTCTTCGATACCGGGGTGATGCGCCACGGGGTTTACAATAGACCTTATCGGAAACCCCCTACCTAG
- the leuS gene encoding leucine--tRNA ligase: protein MEEHYRPDLIEPLAQRFWEETHAFRAVEDPTREKFYCLSMFPYPSGRLHMGHVRNYTIGDVITRYQRMRGRNVLQPMGFDAFGLPAENAAIQNAVPPARWTYDNIRYMVGQLKRLGFGYDWERQLATCHPRYYRWEQWLFTKLHEKGLVYKKTSAVNWDPVDQTVLANEQVIDGRGWRSGAVVERREIPQWFLRITAYAEELLKELDNLSGWPEEVRTMQRNWIGRSEGVEIRFAVAGQADPLTVFTTRPDTLMGVTYVAVAAEHPLALAAAQDNPALATFIAASRQTMTAEAAMETMEKKGVKTGLQALHPITGALVPIYAANFVLMSYGSGAVMAVPAHDQRDFEFAQKYGIAIRAVIAPANGSTWDFATAAFVEPGILVDSDPFTGLTSAAAFDAIATHLEAADRGRRQVHYRLRDWGVSRQRYWGAPIPMVYCPSCGDVPVPDDDLPVVLPEDVTFAGVTSPLKGMLDFHRTSCPRCGAEAERETDTFDTFIESSWYYARYCARNQDGAMFDERVNYWLPVDQYIGGIEHAVLHLLYARFFHKAMRDLGLVPANEPFTRLLTQGMVLKDGSKMSKSKGNTVDPQEMVETYGADTVRLFMMFAAPPEQSLEWSDAGLEGAHRFLKRLWRLVWTHVTGSAVMPAPETAPGDWVNNLTTEQVTLRRHTHQTIAKASDDIGRRTTFNTAIAAVMELINALYRFEDPSPVGHTLRQEALEAVVRLLAPIVPHITHVLWQVLGHTTSVIDAPWPEVDSAALVRAQIDLVVQVNGKVRGHIAVAPDAGSSDIEATAKVDPNVARYLEGKLVRKVIVVPGRLVNIVV from the coding sequence ATGGAAGAACACTACCGCCCCGACCTTATCGAGCCCTTGGCCCAACGCTTCTGGGAAGAGACCCACGCCTTCCGGGCTGTCGAAGACCCGACTCGCGAGAAGTTCTACTGCTTGTCCATGTTTCCGTACCCCAGTGGACGGTTGCACATGGGGCATGTTCGTAACTACACCATCGGCGATGTCATCACCCGTTATCAGCGGATGCGGGGCCGTAACGTGCTTCAGCCCATGGGGTTTGATGCTTTCGGCCTGCCTGCGGAAAACGCCGCAATCCAAAACGCCGTGCCACCAGCGCGTTGGACCTATGACAACATCCGCTACATGGTTGGGCAACTCAAGCGTCTGGGTTTTGGTTACGACTGGGAGCGCCAACTCGCCACCTGTCACCCCCGTTACTATCGCTGGGAGCAGTGGCTATTCACCAAGCTCCACGAGAAGGGATTGGTCTACAAAAAGACTTCGGCCGTCAATTGGGACCCGGTCGACCAGACCGTACTCGCCAACGAACAGGTTATTGATGGTCGTGGTTGGCGTTCAGGGGCGGTGGTGGAGCGTCGCGAGATCCCCCAATGGTTCCTGCGCATCACCGCCTACGCTGAAGAATTACTCAAGGAACTCGACAACCTCTCAGGGTGGCCCGAGGAGGTGCGCACCATGCAGCGCAACTGGATCGGACGCTCCGAAGGGGTCGAGATTCGATTCGCGGTCGCGGGTCAGGCCGACCCATTGACGGTCTTCACCACCCGCCCCGACACCTTGATGGGGGTGACCTACGTGGCGGTGGCCGCCGAGCATCCCCTGGCTCTTGCTGCAGCCCAGGACAATCCCGCACTCGCAACCTTCATCGCCGCCAGCCGTCAGACCATGACCGCCGAGGCTGCGATGGAGACCATGGAGAAAAAGGGAGTTAAGACCGGTCTTCAGGCGTTGCACCCAATTACCGGCGCCTTGGTGCCGATTTATGCCGCCAATTTTGTACTGATGAGCTACGGCTCGGGCGCAGTAATGGCAGTCCCGGCGCATGACCAACGCGACTTTGAGTTTGCGCAAAAGTACGGCATAGCGATCCGCGCGGTGATCGCACCGGCCAATGGTTCGACCTGGGACTTCGCGACCGCTGCCTTTGTAGAACCGGGGATACTGGTGGACTCTGACCCGTTTACGGGGCTCACCTCGGCGGCGGCCTTCGATGCCATTGCGACCCACCTGGAGGCTGCCGACCGTGGTCGGCGTCAAGTCCACTACCGGTTGCGGGATTGGGGGGTGTCGCGCCAACGCTATTGGGGTGCGCCCATCCCGATGGTGTACTGTCCAAGCTGTGGCGATGTACCGGTACCTGATGATGACCTGCCGGTAGTGTTGCCCGAAGATGTCACCTTTGCGGGGGTCACTTCTCCGCTCAAGGGGATGCTCGATTTCCATCGGACTTCTTGCCCACGTTGCGGCGCCGAGGCCGAGCGTGAGACCGATACTTTTGACACCTTCATCGAGTCATCTTGGTACTACGCCCGCTACTGTGCGCGTAACCAGGATGGGGCGATGTTCGACGAACGGGTAAATTACTGGCTACCGGTGGACCAGTACATCGGCGGGATCGAACACGCGGTGCTGCATCTGCTCTATGCCCGATTCTTCCACAAGGCGATGCGCGACCTCGGACTGGTGCCGGCCAACGAGCCTTTCACCCGGCTCCTGACCCAGGGCATGGTGCTCAAGGATGGCTCCAAGATGTCCAAGTCTAAGGGCAACACTGTTGACCCCCAGGAGATGGTGGAGACCTACGGGGCCGATACCGTGCGGCTGTTCATGATGTTTGCCGCCCCGCCGGAGCAATCCTTGGAGTGGTCCGACGCCGGACTCGAAGGTGCCCATCGATTCCTCAAGCGCCTTTGGCGGTTGGTCTGGACCCACGTCACGGGTAGTGCTGTTATGCCAGCACCTGAGACCGCACCCGGTGATTGGGTGAACAACCTGACCACGGAACAGGTCACCCTACGCCGTCACACCCACCAGACCATCGCCAAGGCCTCCGACGACATTGGACGACGTACCACCTTCAATACCGCGATTGCGGCGGTAATGGAACTCATCAACGCCCTCTATCGGTTTGAGGACCCTTCCCCCGTTGGCCACACTCTACGGCAGGAAGCCCTGGAGGCCGTGGTGCGCCTGCTTGCTCCGATTGTGCCCCACATCACCCATGTTTTGTGGCAAGTCTTGGGTCACACCACTTCGGTGATCGATGCTCCTTGGCCCGAGGTTGACTCGGCGGCGTTGGTGCGTGCGCAGATAGATCTGGTGGTGCAGGTCAACGGCAAGGTACGTGGCCACATTGCGGTCGCGCCAGATGCTGGGTCCTCTGATATCGAGGCCACAGCCAAGGTCGATCCCAACGTTGCCCGTTATTTGGAGGGTAAACTAGTGCGTAAGGTAATTGTGGTGCCCGGGCGATTGGTAAATATCGTGGTGTGA